In Scylla paramamosain isolate STU-SP2022 chromosome 17, ASM3559412v1, whole genome shotgun sequence, one DNA window encodes the following:
- the LOC135108649 gene encoding uncharacterized protein LOC135108649: MERVQTREALMIPINYPVMAHMVEKFDYSFLLEPSALAFAFAKPTIEPSWQALYHPMQREVWISILITVLLVYGILLLMMQGTYSDGSGAWVVLKQVVGTLLDEAIPGELPRNNSTRVLLTVWLIFAFIVGTVYRSNLTASLTAPKYPPRPETLADLVDMGITVTFMKRMDIFIQSFKDSGSETLRSFSERVEHVPSYMEGLQKVMTEK, translated from the exons ATGGAACGCGTACAGACACGGGAGGCTCTCATGATACCAATCAATTATCCTGTCATGGCTCACATGGTTGAGAAATTTGATTACAGCTTTTTGTTGGAGCCATCAGCTCTGGCATTTGCTTTTGCTAAGCCCACCATTGAGCCCAGCTGGCAGGCTCTCTACCATCCAATGCAAAGGGAAGTCTGGATCTCAATACTGATCACCGTGCTCCTGGTTTATGGTATTCTCTTGTTG ATGATGCAAGGCACCTACAGTGATGGTTCAGGGGCGTGGGTGGTGTTGAAGCAGGTGGTCGGGACGCTGCTGGACGAGGCCATTCCAGGGGAGCTGCCAAGAAACAACTCAACGCGTGTTCTTTTAACAGTATGGCTGATCTTTGCCTTTATTGTGGGAACTGTTTATCGCAGCAACCTGACTGCTAGCCTCACCGCACCTAAGTATCCACCTCGCCCGGAAACACTTGCTGACCTTGTGGACATGGGAATCAC agTAACTTTCATGAAAAGAATGGACATATTTATACAAAGTTTTAAGGATTCTGGATCTGAGACCTTAAGGTCCTTTAGTGAAAGAGTTGAACATGTGCCGTCCTATATGGAAGGACTACAAAAAGTCATGACAGAAAAGTAA